Genomic window (Wenzhouxiangella marina):
GCACGTCGACGCGCGCGCCGACGTCTATGCGGTGGGCGTCGTGGCCTACCGCATGCTCACCGGTAAGCTGCCGATCGGGCGCTTTGCCGACCCCAACGTTGCCGTACCGGCCCTCGGGCAAGCGATGAACGATCTGCTGCTTGCCATGATCGACACCGATCGCAGCCGCCGCCCGGAGGATGGCACGGCGGCATTGGAGAGGTTCAAGCTGGCCCGCGCCAGCGTCGGTGAAGACCATGGTGAATCTGATACCGGCACCTGGGTTGGAGAGGGTGAGGCGAGCGCTCGGGATGAGCTCAAGCCCCTGCGGGCACGGATAGCTGAAGTCATCGGTGAAAACGGTCGCATTCCCGACCACGAACGCGAGGGCCTCCTGGCCCTGGCTTCCATCGCCGATCTGAGTGAGCAGGAGCTGGACAGCCTGATCGAGGATGTGATCAAGGCAGACCGGGCCCTGGCCGCAAAGTCACGACTGGTCACCACCCTTGCTCGCCGCATACAGGCCCGCAAGGGCGCTCTGGACGCCCGCGCCATCGAGAGCCTCGATGCGGCGGCCAGCGCCGTGGATTGGGATCGCGGGAAGTTGCAGGGCTTGATGGAAGTGTTGGTGGACGAGCTCGGTCTGCCTTCAGTGCGCTCCAATGCTGATCGCGAGACAAAGTCGAAGAATCAGGCGAGCCGCCCGCTCCCCTTGCGTGGCATCGCCGCGGTGCTGGTCGCTGTGCTGGTGCTTGGCGCCGGTGGCTGGGGCATGATCCATTGGCGGGAAGGCCAGAAGATGAACGCGGCCGCCGAGCAGGACTGGCAGCTGGCGCAGGACAGTGACACGATCGCTGCCTATGAAGGCTTTATCGAGGCCTGGCCCGAGGCGCGGGCGGTCAGCAGGGCGAGAGAACGCATCGCCGAACTGCAAGCGCAAGGCCAGAGCATCGTGGGCCAGGTGCAGGACTACCTGAACCGGCTGGACTACCGTGTGCCGTCGTCGGGCAGCCTGGACCCGCGCACCGAATCGGCGATCCGCAGCTTCGAAGAAGTGCAGGGCCTGCCGGTCGCTGGGGTTGCCGACGAAGTCCTGCTGGAGGCGCTGCAGGCCGAGTATCGCGAACGGGACAATGCAGCCTGGGCCGAGGCCGGGCAGGCGAACACCGAGCAAGCGTACGCAGCCTATCGTGAGGCCTTCCCGCAGGGCCAGCACATTGGCGAGGTGGCCAGCCGCGTCGAGGCGGCCCGTCAGGCCCGCCTGGCGGCAGAAGCCGAAGCACAAGCGGCTGCCGAGCGGCGCCGGCAGGAGATCGCGGCAGCCGAAGCCGCGGCGGCGGCGCGTCGAGTGCTGATTTCTTCGATCCAGCGCGAGCTGGCGAGGTTGGGCCGCCCGATCAGTGTAGACGGCGAATTGGGCCCGGGCACGGTGGGACAGATTCGTGCTTTTGAAGCGGCGGCCGATCGTCCCGTTACTGGTGAGGCGACTTCCGAGTTGTTGGCGTTGCTGAGCGCTACCGAGACGTGGCCAGCCGATCAGGGGCTTTCCAGAACGGGTACTCGTTCCTCGATCCTGGCTCAAGGTGCACAACTTGTGCAGACCTGGCTCGAAGAGCGAGCTGTGACGAGTCTAACTGGCGAAAGTCAACGCTTGGGCTATGTAATTGGCGTTGATGTGGGAGCCAGTCTGAGAAATCAGGATCTGAATATTCGAATTGAATTCTTGGCAGTGGGCCTCATGACTCGGCTGCAGGAGGAGCAACTATGGATTTCGATCGAAGACGCTACTGAAATTCGACAGGACTTTATCGATCTCCAGGGCGCGGGCGAAGCATACGAGGATACACAGCAACTTAGCTACGTAATTGGTATGGACATAGCTGGCAGTTTGAAGGACCAGGAACTTGAATTCGACAGCAAAACATTGATTGGCGGGATTGTCGATGCATTTTCAAATTCAACGACTCTCATAAGCCAATCCCAGATAGATGCTGAGCGCGAGCGGTTCATGGAACGCAGGCGCGTCAGTTTGGCGCAGTCGTCAAGTTCGAACCTCACTAGTGGTCAGGAATTTCTCAATAGTAATTCCCTTCGGTCCGGAGTCCGGACCACTTCCTCTGGCTTGCAGTATGAGGTTCTCAGGCAGGGGAGAGGCCGTCGGCCAGGCGCCACTGACCGTGTCCGAGTTCACTATGTCGGCCAGCTCACAAACGGAAACGAATTTGACAATTCCTATTCCAGAGGTGAACCCGCGACCTTCGAATTGAATCAGGTGATCCAGGGGTGGCAAGAAGGCCTTCAACTCATGCGGGAGGGCTCCAAATATAGGTTTTTCGTACCCCCTGATCTCGCGTACGGTGATCAGAGTGTCGGCTCAATAGAAGCGAACTCCGTTTTGATCTTTGAAGTAGAGCTGCTGGATGTTGAGTAGTTAATTTTTCCCATTTGCGAATTGGAGTTTAAATGGTTGACCTCAGGGTGGGCCGCTACACGATCCTCAAA
Coding sequences:
- a CDS encoding protein kinase domain-containing protein — protein: MTSIGRYTILKRLGGGGFGEVFLGEDPQIGRQVAIKVFKPKDENLIAFATSSDEEGLEILRSRFLNEARILASLENARHIVNVLDFGETEDGTPYYVMPYLPHSLAEELGKDVFDALAVQELPTVQRPRALPMAQALDWIEQVLVGLSAAHARGLIHRDLKPSNLMLTDERELRIVDFGIAKAPDGQHSTVSQLGLGSRNYMAPEQRESAKHVDARADVYAVGVVAYRMLTGKLPIGRFADPNVAVPALGQAMNDLLLAMIDTDRSRRPEDGTAALERFKLARASVGEDHGESDTGTWVGEGEASARDELKPLRARIAEVIGENGRIPDHEREGLLALASIADLSEQELDSLIEDVIKADRALAAKSRLVTTLARRIQARKGALDARAIESLDAAASAVDWDRGKLQGLMEVLVDELGLPSVRSNADRETKSKNQASRPLPLRGIAAVLVAVLVLGAGGWGMIHWREGQKMNAAAEQDWQLAQDSDTIAAYEGFIEAWPEARAVSRARERIAELQAQGQSIVGQVQDYLNRLDYRVPSSGSLDPRTESAIRSFEEVQGLPVAGVADEVLLEALQAEYRERDNAAWAEAGQANTEQAYAAYREAFPQGQHIGEVASRVEAARQARLAAEAEAQAAAERRRQEIAAAEAAAAARRVLISSIQRELARLGRPISVDGELGPGTVGQIRAFEAAADRPVTGEATSELLALLSATETWPADQGLSRTGTRSSILAQGAQLVQTWLEERAVTSLTGESQRLGYVIGVDVGASLRNQDLNIRIEFLAVGLMTRLQEEQLWISIEDATEIRQDFIDLQGAGEAYEDTQQLSYVIGMDIAGSLKDQELEFDSKTLIGGIVDAFSNSTTLISQSQIDAERERFMERRRVSLAQSSSSNLTSGQEFLNSNSLRSGVRTTSSGLQYEVLRQGRGRRPGATDRVRVHYVGQLTNGNEFDNSYSRGEPATFELNQVIQGWQEGLQLMREGSKYRFFVPPDLAYGDQSVGSIEANSVLIFEVELLDVE